Part of the Spiroplasma endosymbiont of Poecilobothrus nobilitatus genome is shown below.
ATTCAAATATCCTGAATCTACTGAAAATAGTAAAACTATTAAAAACTAATAAATATGGGAAACTTAAACGTAATTTTTATACCACTGACATTAATTTAATTTAATCAAGTTTTAGTTACTGATATAACATATTTACTTACTAGTAATAAACCATTTTATTTAACAATAATACGTGATATTCATAATGGTGAAATTATTGATTGAAATATTTCATCTAATTTTAGTAATGGTTTTGTTTTTAAAAGTCTTAAAAACGCTTGGGCTAAAAGAAATAAACCCAAAAATGTAATAAACCATAGTGATCATGGTATTCAGTACATTAAACAAGAATGAAATATTTTAACTGGTCAATTAGATATGTGAATGTCAATGTCTCGGAAAGGCAATCCTGCTGATAATGGTTATTGTGAAACGTGATTTAAATCTTATAAATATGAATGTTTAAATTTAATTCCTAAAAGCAACATAACAAAAGAAGTTTTAATGAAAGTTACACATAATTATGTAAATTTTTATAATAATTACCGTCCTTTAACAAAATTAAAAGGAATGAGCCCCGTTGAGTACAGACTTCATTCCTAGATTTTTTTTCGTATCCATTTTTCTTGGCAATTTCAAACTAAGCTTTTTTTCCGACTACCGAAAACTTTAAAGACTTGTTTTTAAAATTAAAAAGAATAATATAAAAGTATAAGGATAAAAAAAGTAAACAATGGCATTTTTACTTATGCAATATCGAAAAGTGTATTGCTTAAATATATTTGATAAAAGGATAACATAATCAATCTTAAGTATATTTATTTAAATGGCATTAAAGTACATTACAATTTGATAGGTATTCTGTGTATTTAACAGCAATTTGCATTTTTTAGTTTTGCATGTTTATCTTTAATTTTTATTAAAGGATTTTAATAAAAATGGACATAGAAAGAGAAGAGGACAAGTAACATGACAGAAAAATATGGTATTAATGTTTATTCAGAAATAGGTAATTTAAAAACAGTATTGTTACATCGCCTTGGTGATGAATTAGCTAACTTATCACCAGATTTATTGGAACGATTATTGTTTGATGATACACCAGATTTAGCAGTTGCACAAAAAGAACATGACTTTTTTGCACAAACTTTTAGAAACTTAGGTGTTGAGGTGTTGTATATTGAAAAATTATTCGTTGAAGTTTTAGACACTGATTCAAAAATGCGGAAAGAATTACTAGAACAGTTTTTAAAAGAATCTGGCGCTAAAGAAGAATACATTAATAAGTTACGTACTTATTTAGGCAAATTAGATAATAAAGCTCTTGTTAATAAAATGATAGCAGGGGTAACAAAATACGAGTTAGGAGTAGAAATTACAGATAATTATCCGCTAGCGGTTGATCCAATGCCAAATATTCTATTCCAACGCGATCCATTTGCATCAATTGAAAATGTAGCAACTATTCATAAAATGTTTACGGTTACTAGAAATCGTGAAACATTATTTTCTGATGTTGTTTTAAGGCATCATCCCCGTTTTAAAGGAAAAATTAATTTTTGATATGATCGTAATGAAAAAGAAACTTTAAAAGGTGGAGACATTTTAGTTTTAAATGCAAAAACATGAATTATTGGTGTTTCACAAAAGACATCAATGGAAGCTATTAAAATAGTAGCAAAAAATTTAATTTAAAATGATTCAGTTAGTTATGAAAAAGTTATTGCATTAGATTTGAAAACAAAAAATTGTGCTTTTATGCATTTAGATACTGTTTTTACTAATATTGATTATGATAAATTTATCGCACATCCATTAATTTTTGAAGCAATGGGTGATTTTAAAATTTTTGAAATTACAAAAAATGGAGTTAAAGAAATTAAAGAAACAATTAAAGATTATTTATCATAAGAAGTTGGTAAGCCAGTTCAAATTTTTAAATGTGGTTGAGAAGATCCAATTGTACAGGCAAGAGAACAATGAAATGATGGGACAAATGTTATTACAATTCGTCCTGGTGAAGTGATTTCCTATTCAAGAAATCAAATTACAATTGAAATTTTAAAACAAGCTGGTGTTAAAGTGCGCGTTATTGATTCAGCTGAATTATCACGCGGATGTGGGGGAGACCTCGTTGTATGTCAATGCCAATTTGAAGAGAGGATATCTAAAATATTAATATTATATTTTAAAAGGAGAGAAAAAATAATATGGCTGTAAATTTAAAGGGAAGAAGTTTTCTAACTTTATTAGATTTCACGCAAAGAGAAATCTATTATTTATTAGATTTAGCAAGACAATTGAAATAAGAAAAATATGCTGGAACTGAGCAAAAACCATTAGATGGAAAATCTGTTGCTTTATTATTTGCAAAAGATTCAACACGAACAAGATGTGCTTTTGAAGTTGGAACATTTGTTTTAGGAATGCACCCTGTTTATTTAGGGCCAAGTGGAAGTCAAATGGGAAAAAAAGAATCAATTGAAGATACTGCAAAAGTGTTAGGAAGAATGTTTGATGGAATTCAATTTCGTGGGTTTAAACAAACTGATGTTGAAGCATTAGAAAAATATTCAGGTGTTCCAGTATGAAATGGATTAACTGATGAATTTCGCCCAACTTAAATGTTAGCTGATATTTTAACATTGCAAGAAGAAAAAGGACAACGCAATATGAAAGGGATAAAATTTGTTTATTTTGGTGATTCTCGTTTTAATATGGTAAATAGTTATATGGTTGTTAGTGCTAAATTAGGAATGCATTTTGTTGCTTGTACGTCAAAGGATTTATGACCAAATGCAGAATTATTGAAAAAAGTACAAGCAATTGCAAAAGAACATGGTAGATCAATTATGTTAACTGAAGACCATAATACAGCGGCAAAAGATGCTGATGCAATTGCTACTGATGTTTGATTATCAATGGGAGAAGAACCTGATGTTTGAGGAAAAATAATTAAGGATTTAACACCATATCAAGTAACAATGGAAAAAATGAAACAAGCAAAAGAAGATGCTATCTTTTTGCATTGTTTACCAAGTTTCCATGATGGAAATACTGATACTGCGCAACAAGTGATTAAACAATTTGGTGGAACTGGCGAATTAGAAGTTACTGATGAAGTTTTCCAATCAAAATATTCACGTGTTTTTGAAGAAACAGAAAGTCGTTTACATACTATTAAAGCAGTAATGCTAGCAACAATTCGTGGTTAGGTTATTAATTATGAAAGGTTAAAGGGGGTGCAAAAATGGATGTAAAAAAGAAAAAAAAGTTTAAATTTAAATTGCCGACAGCATTTACAATTTTATTAGGAATTATGCTCTTAATTATTATTGTCTCTTGAATTCCAGGAACAACTGGTCAATGAAAAGATGCTGATGGCGAACTTCAGAAAGGTGGGCCCGCAGGAATTTTTGACTTATTTTTAGCTCCGATGCAAGGATTTAAAAGTAAAGTTGATGTTATTGTCTTTATTTTAGTTTTAGGAGGTTTCTTAGGCATCGTTATTGAATCAAAAGCATTAGATGCCGGGATTGTGCGTTTAGTAGCAAAAATGAAAGGCCGTGAAATTTGAATTATTCCAATTGTAATGTTTTTATTTTCAGTTGGTGGTACAACTTATGGAATGGGGGAAGAAACAATCGCCTTATACCCAGTTATTATTCCTGTTTTATTAGCTGCTGGTTTTGATGTTTTAACAGCGGTAATGGCAATTTTATTTGGTGCTGGAATTGGTTGTATTGGTTCAACATTAAATCCGTTTGTTATCCAAGTTGCTGCTGCTGGTGTGCCCGATTTAACATCAACAACAGGAATTATTTGAAGAGCCGTGTCATGATTATTATTAACAGTGGGTGGAATTTCATTTGTTGTTTGATATGCGTTACGTGTTCGTCGTACACCAGGAAAATCACCATTATTTGATAAAAAAGATTTTTATGAAGCAGAATTTGCAATTGTTGATGATTTACCAGCATACAATGGTAAACGAAAAGCAATTATGGCAATTTTTATGATTAGTTTTGTCTTAATGATTTTTTTATTAATTGGATGGGATAAATTTGGAATTCCTGTCTTTGTTGATTTTACAAAATTAGTTAGTGAGCATGCCCCATTTATTGCGAATTTATTTGCGCCATTAGGGCAATGATCATTTATGGAAATTTCAGCATTATTCTTTATTGCATCAATTATTATTGCATTAATTAATTGAAAAGGAGAAGAAAAATACGTTAATAGTTTTATCGGTGGTTTAGCTGATATTCTATCTGTTTGTTTGGTTATTGCCTTTGCAGCTGGGATTGGGTTTATTATGACAAATACTGGAATGCAAAACAAATTAGTTAGTAGATTATCTGCACCAATGTCGAAATTAGGAAAAACAGGCTTTATTATGGTAGCCTTCTTCTTCTTTCTAATTATCTCATTTGTAATTCCATCTAGTTCAGGATTTGCCCAAACTGTTTTCCCAATTTTAGGTCCTGTTGCTAATGGGGTAGCAACTGGTTTAACATCAGGAACAATTACTGCCTTTTCATTCGCGAATGGAATTATTAATTTAATTTCACCAACAAGTGCAATTTTAATGGCAGCGTTATCAATTTCAAAAGTTCCTTATGGTAGTTTTATAAAAGCATCATGACCATTAATTGTTGGAATTGTTGTTGTAACAATCATCTTGTTAGGAATTGGAACTTTATTACCAATTTCAAAAAATAGTCCTTGATTCTCAATGCCAGTTGAGTAAGCAAGTGGAATGGCAACACTTTTTAGGACACTTTTTATATAGACATTTGTTTTCTAAAAGTAACTGGAGATAAATAATTTAAACTGCCATGAATTCTAATATTGTTATATCAATGCACAAAATCAAAAAGTTCGTATTTTAATTGTGTTAAATTTTTAAATTTTTTACCCTTAATAAATTCAGTTTTAAAAGTTTTGTAAGTTGTTTCAGCCACAGCATTATCATAAGGGCAGCCTTTATTGCTTAATGATCTTTTAATATTAAAAGTTATTAAAATTTCATCAATGATTTTATTTTTAAACTCATTACCACGATCAGTATGAAATAGAGTTATTTGATTTAATGGTCGTGTTATTTTATGAAAAGCTTGTTGGACCAGTTCGGCCGTTTTATTCGGCCCAGCACTATAACCAATTATTTCACGATTAAACAAGTCAATTAATAAACAAATATAATGTCATTTAGCGTCAACTTGAACATATGTTAAATCACTAACAATAACTTCATTAGGTTTTTTGTTGTTAAATTGACGATTTAAAATATTAT
Proteins encoded:
- a CDS encoding IS3 family transposase; this translates as MSRKGNPADNGYCETWFKSYKYECLNLIPKSNITKEVLMKVTHNYVNFYNNYRPLTKLKGMSPVEYRLHS
- a CDS encoding YfcC family protein; the protein is MDVKKKKKFKFKLPTAFTILLGIMLLIIIVSWIPGTTGQWKDADGELQKGGPAGIFDLFLAPMQGFKSKVDVIVFILVLGGFLGIVIESKALDAGIVRLVAKMKGREIWIIPIVMFLFSVGGTTYGMGEETIALYPVIIPVLLAAGFDVLTAVMAILFGAGIGCIGSTLNPFVIQVAAAGVPDLTSTTGIIWRAVSWLLLTVGGISFVVWYALRVRRTPGKSPLFDKKDFYEAEFAIVDDLPAYNGKRKAIMAIFMISFVLMIFLLIGWDKFGIPVFVDFTKLVSEHAPFIANLFAPLGQWSFMEISALFFIASIIIALINWKGEEKYVNSFIGGLADILSVCLVIAFAAGIGFIMTNTGMQNKLVSRLSAPMSKLGKTGFIMVAFFFFLIISFVIPSSSGFAQTVFPILGPVANGVATGLTSGTITAFSFANGIINLISPTSAILMAALSISKVPYGSFIKASWPLIVGIVVVTIILLGIGTLLPISKNSPWFSMPVE